A region from the Planctomycetota bacterium genome encodes:
- the yidC gene encoding membrane protein insertase YidC, producing MESDQKRLLIAIIVGAVLVFAWYPAVTFIGGLLGYDLTTPPIEERVAGDTTELDDPTTRPIGPIAEVDGTDTPAAGNADQTLVPVGTPAPVTLGSVERDDETYALGIELTPHGGGIDSVVLNGFTQDVDADDPYVFEKAYEGGGDVTRPFTPLAIVVEDQRIDLSGATWGLDQSTASSARYGLSVTTQSGRNLRLYTDIALTTRDTEGAGFETAITYTIQNDTDARLPVSLIFAGPTTPPAELEDRPDRQIVAGFYEGEDFEVEQLIIQSFDEDAPNVTLGSELTDNAVLTWAGASTIYFQALVRPTLTDAQFEAGQIPQPFASVEATLLNPEVEDRKAREVALTFTTKTKTIEPGRTSELPLTVYFGPKLRSLMQSDYYNSSIMRFEKTLVAPTGCTFCVFDPVVNLLNALLRFWHWVFADWGLAIIGLVAIVRLALHPITKRSQINLMKMGKMGPAMKKLKDKYGDDKEAYAKAAWEVQKKQGMTPIWGCLPMFLQMPIWIALYQSLQTTFELRHAPFLYGFTWIDDLSKPDHLLEWEPVILPCLFFNFSISGLNLLPILLGVVFAIQMHIQPAPTAALSPEQEQQQKLMKRIFPFIFPIFLYPAPSGLNLYILTSTTIGIIESKIVRAHYKKYHEGDEDELIEVDIVETPKSKKGGAAAVAAPQTGIAGWFARLQEKAEQLQAEREAQLKAAKKKSKKK from the coding sequence ATGGAGTCAGACCAGAAACGCCTGCTGATTGCGATCATCGTCGGTGCCGTGCTCGTGTTTGCGTGGTACCCGGCCGTCACGTTCATCGGCGGGCTGCTGGGCTACGACCTGACGACGCCGCCGATCGAGGAACGGGTCGCCGGCGACACCACCGAGTTGGACGATCCGACGACGCGGCCCATCGGACCGATCGCCGAGGTCGACGGCACCGACACGCCGGCCGCGGGGAATGCGGATCAAACACTCGTACCGGTCGGCACCCCCGCACCAGTCACGCTTGGCTCGGTCGAGCGCGACGATGAGACCTATGCCCTGGGCATCGAACTAACACCCCACGGCGGCGGCATCGATTCGGTCGTGCTCAACGGTTTCACCCAGGACGTCGACGCTGACGATCCGTACGTCTTCGAAAAGGCTTACGAGGGCGGCGGCGACGTCACGCGGCCGTTCACGCCGCTGGCCATCGTCGTCGAGGACCAGCGCATCGACCTGAGCGGGGCCACGTGGGGCTTGGATCAGTCCACGGCGTCGTCCGCCCGCTACGGCCTATCGGTCACGACGCAGAGCGGTCGAAATCTTCGCCTCTACACCGACATCGCCCTCACCACACGTGACACCGAAGGCGCCGGCTTCGAGACGGCGATCACCTACACGATCCAGAACGACACCGATGCCCGCCTGCCGGTGTCGCTGATCTTCGCCGGCCCGACCACGCCGCCGGCAGAACTCGAGGATCGTCCGGATCGGCAGATCGTTGCCGGGTTTTACGAGGGTGAGGATTTTGAGGTCGAGCAGCTGATCATCCAGTCCTTCGATGAGGACGCACCCAACGTCACACTCGGTTCGGAGCTGACCGACAACGCGGTGCTGACTTGGGCGGGCGCTTCGACGATTTACTTCCAGGCGTTGGTCCGGCCGACGCTCACCGATGCACAGTTCGAGGCGGGTCAGATCCCCCAGCCCTTCGCCTCGGTCGAGGCGACGCTGCTCAATCCGGAGGTCGAGGATCGCAAGGCCCGCGAGGTCGCGCTGACCTTCACGACCAAGACCAAGACCATCGAACCCGGTCGCACGTCGGAACTGCCGCTGACCGTCTACTTCGGCCCGAAGCTGCGCTCGCTCATGCAGAGCGACTACTACAACAGCTCGATCATGCGGTTCGAGAAGACGCTGGTCGCGCCGACGGGCTGCACGTTCTGCGTCTTCGACCCGGTGGTGAACCTGCTCAACGCGCTGCTGCGGTTCTGGCACTGGGTGTTTGCGGACTGGGGCCTGGCGATCATCGGCCTGGTCGCGATCGTCCGCCTTGCCCTGCACCCGATCACCAAGCGGTCCCAGATCAACCTCATGAAGATGGGGAAGATGGGCCCGGCGATGAAGAAGCTCAAGGACAAGTACGGCGATGACAAGGAGGCGTACGCCAAGGCCGCGTGGGAGGTGCAGAAGAAGCAGGGCATGACGCCGATCTGGGGCTGCCTGCCGATGTTCCTGCAGATGCCGATCTGGATCGCGCTGTACCAGTCGCTGCAGACGACGTTCGAACTGCGGCACGCACCGTTCCTGTACGGGTTCACGTGGATCGACGACTTGTCCAAGCCGGATCACCTGCTCGAGTGGGAGCCGGTGATCCTGCCGTGCCTGTTCTTCAACTTCTCGATCAGCGGGTTGAACCTGCTGCCGATCCTGTTGGGCGTGGTGTTTGCGATCCAGATGCACATCCAGCCGGCGCCGACCGCCGCGCTCTCGCCCGAGCAGGAGCAGCAGCAGAAGCTGATGAAGCGGATCTTCCCGTTCATCTTCCCGATCTTCCTCTACCCCGCGCCCAGCGGACTGAACCTGTACATCCTCACCTCGACCACCATCGGCATCATCGAGTCCAAGATCGTCCGTGCCCATTACAAGAAGTACCACGAGGGTGACGAGGACGAGTTGATCGAGGTCGACATCGTCGAAACGCCGAAGTCGAAGAAGGGCGGGGCTGCGGCGGTTGCCGCGCCGCAGACCGGCATCGCCGGCTGGTTCGCCCGGCTGCAGGAGAAGGCCGAGCAACTCCAGGCCGAACGCGAAGCCCAGCTCAAGGCTGCCAAGAAGAAGAGCAAGAAAAAGTGA
- a CDS encoding UbiX family flavin prenyltransferase translates to MRIVLTITGASGARYAQQTLRGLVSAGVETHVIISPLGRRLLHDELGMAKPDLAELAGTQDHGATLHNYNDTGALPASGSFLHDGMAIVPCSSNTLAECAHGLGGNLISRAAAVTLKERRKLIIVHREMPLSPLDVDNYAHLNRAGAILCPANPGFYLNPRTVEEVIDFVAGKVLDLLSVQHKFDTRWDPAAVRPPAP, encoded by the coding sequence ATGCGAATCGTCCTTACCATCACCGGTGCCAGCGGAGCGCGTTACGCACAGCAAACCCTGCGTGGTCTCGTCAGTGCCGGCGTGGAGACGCACGTCATCATTTCCCCGCTCGGGCGACGCTTGCTGCACGACGAACTCGGCATGGCCAAGCCCGACCTCGCCGAACTCGCCGGCACGCAGGATCACGGCGCAACGCTCCACAACTACAACGACACCGGGGCCCTGCCCGCCTCCGGTTCGTTTCTCCACGACGGCATGGCGATCGTCCCGTGTTCGAGCAACACCCTCGCCGAGTGTGCGCATGGGCTGGGTGGCAATCTGATTTCGCGTGCCGCCGCCGTCACGCTCAAGGAGCGCCGCAAGTTGATCATCGTCCACCGCGAGATGCCGCTGAGCCCGCTCGACGTCGACAACTACGCCCACCTCAATCGTGCGGGGGCGATTCTTTGCCCGGCAAATCCAGGGTTTTACTTGAATCCGCGCACGGTCGAGGAAGTCATCGACTTCGTGGCAGGCAAGGTGCTGGACTTGCTCTCCGTCCAGCACAAGTTCGACACGCGGTGGGACCCCGCCGCCGTTCGTCCGCCGGCCCCATGA
- a CDS encoding carbon storage regulator — translation MHVFERQEDQWLLIGRDYAIGPTDIDADAGIVRFIANGRRIGGPEDGEAFTDSHEVARGQTVELGPNILLNVLEVRPGSVRVSIHAPKHMTVLTREDAERLWGRP, via the coding sequence ATGCACGTCTTCGAGCGTCAGGAAGATCAGTGGCTGCTCATCGGCCGCGACTACGCGATCGGGCCGACCGACATCGACGCCGACGCGGGGATCGTTCGCTTCATCGCCAACGGGCGACGCATCGGCGGGCCCGAGGACGGCGAGGCGTTCACCGACAGCCACGAAGTCGCCCGCGGCCAGACCGTCGAACTCGGGCCCAACATCCTGCTCAACGTCCTCGAAGTTCGGCCCGGCAGCGTCCGGGTGTCGATCCACGCGCCCAAGCACATGACGGTGCTCACCCGTGAAGATGCCGAGCGGCTGTGGGGGCGACCGTGA
- a CDS encoding GTPase, with protein MIDHDTIVAISSATGHAPRLIVRLCGNDAVAIATRLNVPPDPGAHDIQLTVDGLRFAALALVFRIPRSATGEDTVELHIPGNPHLARLILSTCLDAGARMAEPGEFTARAFFNGKLTLDAAEGVGAAVGATNASELRAARQLIAGDLAQRLRPTMDLLTETLALTEVGIDFSEEDVTFLPPEQVRERVRQASADLRELLAEAPRLERLAHTPTIVLAGRPNAGKSTLINALLGAERVVTSNLAGTTRDVIGVELPLPAGIVEVRDVAGLDDAIGDIEQQMRDQALRAIEEADVLVEVRCEADHAVDLPREPDLIVTTGHDRHGVGVSGITGHGLPDLRQQLSDLAFSRERSTVALNQRHRHELAAAIDALDAAVDHVEIEELVAADVRVALDRLGNVLGKVTPDDILGEVFGRFCVGK; from the coding sequence GTGATCGATCACGACACCATCGTCGCCATCAGTAGCGCCACCGGTCACGCCCCGCGTTTGATCGTCCGCCTCTGCGGCAACGACGCCGTCGCCATCGCCACACGCCTCAATGTCCCGCCTGACCCCGGCGCCCACGACATTCAACTCACCGTCGACGGGTTGCGTTTCGCCGCTCTGGCGTTGGTGTTTCGTATCCCGCGCTCGGCGACAGGCGAGGACACGGTTGAGTTGCACATCCCTGGCAACCCGCATCTGGCCCGACTGATTCTCTCGACTTGCCTCGACGCTGGCGCACGCATGGCGGAGCCGGGCGAGTTCACGGCGCGGGCGTTCTTCAACGGCAAGCTCACGCTCGATGCAGCCGAGGGAGTCGGTGCCGCGGTCGGTGCGACCAACGCGTCGGAACTGCGCGCCGCTCGCCAACTCATCGCCGGTGACCTCGCCCAGCGCCTGCGGCCGACGATGGACCTGCTCACCGAAACCCTCGCGCTCACGGAAGTCGGCATCGACTTCTCCGAGGAGGACGTGACATTCCTGCCGCCCGAGCAAGTCCGCGAGCGTGTCCGGCAGGCGTCGGCAGACTTGCGAGAACTGCTCGCCGAAGCACCGCGACTCGAGCGTCTCGCGCACACGCCGACGATCGTCCTGGCCGGCCGACCCAACGCCGGCAAGAGCACGCTGATCAATGCGCTGCTCGGTGCCGAGCGGGTGGTGACCTCGAACCTTGCCGGCACCACCCGCGATGTCATCGGTGTCGAGCTGCCGCTGCCCGCCGGGATCGTCGAGGTCCGCGACGTTGCCGGTCTCGATGACGCGATCGGCGATATCGAACAACAGATGCGCGACCAGGCGTTGCGTGCGATCGAGGAGGCGGACGTGCTTGTCGAGGTGCGCTGCGAAGCCGACCACGCCGTCGACCTGCCGCGTGAGCCGGACCTGATCGTCACGACCGGCCACGATCGCCACGGTGTTGGCGTGAGCGGGATCACCGGCCACGGCCTGCCCGACTTACGCCAACAACTGAGCGATCTCGCCTTCAGCCGCGAACGATCGACCGTCGCGCTCAACCAACGTCATCGCCATGAACTCGCCGCCGCCATCGACGCGCTCGACGCGGCGGTCGATCACGTCGAGATCGAGGAACTCGTCGCCGCCGATGTGCGTGTCGCGCTCGATCGTCTCGGCAACGTCTTGGGCAAGGTCACGCCCGACGACATCCTCGGCGAGGTGTTCGGCCGCTTCTGCGTCGGGAAGTGA
- a CDS encoding 4-hydroxybenzoate octaprenyltransferase, with translation MTAATLPQKLSAFAADIKLSHSVFALPFALLATCLAAVRSGGLHVGQVLLILLCMVAARTTAMGANRYFDARLDALNPRTKGRAIPSGTLSSRFVVTAIIFNAALFLLGSVGFGVFFDNWLPAILALPVIALLCAYPLFKRFSALCHYYLGLALAIAPPCAEIAIAGSVTLPVLLIAVGVLCWTAGFDIIYATVDRGSDVETGVHSVPAAVGIGRALLISRATHVASVAAFVGGGLVSAELSTLYFIAVAIAAVLLIVEQSLVKPNDLSKVGLAFFTVNGVISLVVGTLGIIDVYVG, from the coding sequence GTGACCGCCGCGACCCTGCCGCAAAAACTCTCGGCGTTCGCCGCCGACATCAAGCTCTCGCACAGCGTCTTCGCGTTGCCGTTCGCCCTGCTCGCGACGTGCCTCGCCGCCGTGCGTAGCGGCGGATTGCACGTCGGGCAGGTGCTGCTGATCCTCCTGTGCATGGTCGCGGCCCGCACCACGGCGATGGGCGCGAACCGGTACTTCGACGCCCGGCTCGACGCGCTCAATCCACGCACCAAGGGACGCGCGATTCCGTCGGGGACGCTCTCGTCGCGGTTCGTCGTCACGGCGATCATCTTCAACGCGGCGTTGTTCCTGCTCGGCTCGGTCGGCTTCGGCGTGTTCTTCGACAACTGGCTGCCGGCCATCCTCGCCCTGCCGGTCATCGCGCTGCTCTGTGCGTACCCGCTGTTCAAACGCTTCTCGGCGTTGTGCCACTATTACCTGGGCCTCGCCCTTGCCATCGCTCCGCCGTGCGCGGAGATCGCCATCGCCGGGTCGGTGACATTGCCGGTGCTGCTCATCGCGGTCGGCGTGCTGTGCTGGACGGCGGGGTTCGACATCATCTATGCCACCGTCGACCGCGGCAGCGACGTCGAGACCGGCGTCCACAGCGTTCCCGCCGCCGTGGGTATCGGACGTGCATTGCTCATCAGCCGGGCGACACACGTCGCCAGCGTCGCGGCCTTCGTCGGCGGGGGACTGGTCAGTGCCGAGCTTTCGACGTTGTACTTCATCGCCGTCGCGATCGCGGCGGTGCTGCTGATCGTGGAGCAGTCGTTGGTAAAGCCGAACGATTTGAGCAAGGTCGGCCTGGCGTTCTTCACGGTCAACGGCGTGATCTCGCTGGTGGTCGGCACGCTGGGCATCATCGACGTGTATGTCGGTTGA